Genomic segment of Streptomyces alboniger:
AAGCGCAGGGTCCGTGACGGGAGACGTACAGCATGAGCCTGGTGGAGCTGATCGCACAGGCCGACGAGCGGGGCCTCGCGGCCAGCGGATTGGCCTGCCTCGACCGCTGTGTGCCGGTGCTCGGCGGCGACGACGACCTGCTGCGGCCCCTGTGGGCGCGGCTCGCGGAGGGCGGCGACTGGGGCGGGCCGCTGGCCGAGGCCCGGTCGGCGCTCGGGCCGGCGCCGGACGCCCCCGGAGCCTCGGACGAGGCCGCCGGCCTTGCCCGCCGCATGCTCGACGCCGTGCCCGCGGCGCACTCGGGCCCCGCGGTGCGGGAGTGGGCCGACGGCTGCTCCGTCGCGGCCCTCCAGGTCCACCGCCTCCTGGACGCGGCGCCGTGGGGCTCCGCCCGCCCGGTGGCCGCGCGCCGCGAGGGCCGCACGGACGGCATGTCCCCCCTGGTCGCGGCCGAACTCCGCCGCCAGATCCGCATCCTGGAGCTGCTCTCCGCCCACGACACCGGCGCCGGCGGGCTGCGCCAGGCCCTGGACGTGTCCCTGGAGGGCCGCAGGGTGCTGCGGGCGGTGGTGTCGCGGCGGGCGCGCGGGCGGCACTGACAGGCACTGACAAGAGAAGGGTCGACGACACGTGAGGCGCCGCTCCCCGGGGGTCCGTGGAGCGGCGCCGCGTGGGCGTTACGGCGTCAGCGTCTGACCGAGGCGGGCGCCCGCCGGGGTCCCCAGCGTCGTACGCCCGTAGTAGACGCCACTGGCCCCCGGCACGTCCGAACCGCCGCTGTCCAGCTGGAGGATCGTGCCGTCGCCCGCGTCCTCGCCCTCCACGCCGATGGCCAGGTCCGCGCGGCCGGAGCCGGACAGGTCGGCCAGGGTCACCGAGGAGCCGAGGCGGTCGCCGGTCTCCGTGGAGCCGGGCACGTCGGGCTCGTCCTGCGAGAAGGCCTTCGCGCCCGTGCCGGTGAGGCCGGCCGCGGAGCCCTTCAGGAGCAGGGACGTCCCGGCGTCCTTGCGGCTGGTGCCGGAGCGGGTGATGTCCTCGCCGGGAGCGCCCGTGAGGACGTCGGCGTAACCGTCGGCGTTGTAGTCGCCCGCCGCGACCGACCAGCCCATCGCGTCGCCCGCCTCGGCCGCGCCGATGACACCGTTCGTCGCCTGGTGGACCGTCCTCATGCCGGTCGTGGTGAAGCCCGTCGACGTGCCGGGGACCACCGTCACCTGGCCGCCCGCGTGCGCGCCCGACTCGACGGTGTACGGCTGGCCGATGACCAGGTCGTCGTAGCCGTTGCCGTCGACGTCGCCCGCCGCGACCGAGTGGCCGCCGGGGACGGAGAGGACCCCGGCCCGGCTCAGGCCCGAGCGGCCGCCCCTGAACCAGGCGACCTTGGCCTTGCCCGCCTGGTCGCGGTAGGTGAGGGCGACGTCCGCGTACCCGTCGCGGTTGAAGTCGCCCGACGTGGCGTCCGCGTCCGCTATGGCCGTGTCGCCCGGGGTGAGGCTGCCGCCCGACTCACGGTCCGCGTCGAGCCGCGCGGCCCACGAGCCGCCCGTGCCGGTCGCCGCCGCGAAGACGTCCGCCCTGCCGTCGGCGTTGAAGTCGCCGGACGCCACCGCCGAACCGAACCTCGCCCTGGCGTAGTTGAAGTCGTCCGAGAGCTGCATGTCCGTGCCGGACGTGAAGGACGGGCCGTACAGCATGGTGACCGCGCCGCGGTCCGTGTGGCCCGAGCCGTCGTCCTCGCCCGGCGCACCGATGACGAGGTCCGCGTGGCCGTCGGCGTTCAGGTCGCCCCACGCGGTGGCGGCCGCCCACTCGTCACCGGGCTCGGAGACGCCGGGGACGCCGGTGCTGGTCTGCGTCAGGGAGATCTTCGCCCCGGCCACCGGCCCGTCGAGACCGCCGGGCACGACCGTCAGGCGGCCGCGGCCGCCCGACGCCTTCGGGGTGCCCACGACCAGGTCGGTGATGCCGTCGCCGTTGAAGTCACCGGTCGGGGCGGCGGAGTTCACACCCGGGCCGCTCGCGTAGCGGCGGATCTCGCCCAGCTCGGCGTAGAGGTTCTTGCCGGGGCCCGCGGCCGCGACGGCGTCGCGGTGACCGGAGACCGTGTGCAGCGAGGCCTGCTCGCCCTTCTTCCACACGCCCGTGTCGTCGGAGGCGGTCAGCGTGACCTTGCCGGTCGGGCCCGCGCCGTATTGGCCGAGCTTCCAGGC
This window contains:
- a CDS encoding FG-GAP-like repeat-containing protein; the protein is MGHLSPHKPREKARSTHAYRPLSLKRRAWLTIGAVVLGGAGAVTYATAGPNSGDGPADPRAKRPASVHDLALKGDGAAKRELPRTSTEQFSLLGVVWSGATEELKGSAQVRTRALGSGKWSAWRALDLAPRRPEKAEAGTRAASEPLWVGPSDGVEVRVVAADGSASGVLPKGLEVSLVDPGVTAKEAANPSLDGGPNANAGAGTGAGTGGTALAPAAHVRAPAAHVHAHARSLARADGEPPAQTSTQTPAQTPPDATPARPTPPPSTVTRPPIIGRAAWGADESLVKESPRYLDKVRAVFVHQAADTNDYSCAQSPALIRGLLAYQVRTEGRGDLGYNFLVDKCGRVFEGRGGGVDVPVRGAHTSGFDGDSAGIAVLGDFEGDPATGRPAGRPSRAALEAVARVAAWKLGQYGAGPTGKVTLTASDDTGVWKKGEQASLHTVSGHRDAVAAAGPGKNLYAELGEIRRYASGPGVNSAAPTGDFNGDGITDLVVGTPKASGGRGRLTVVPGGLDGPVAGAKISLTQTSTGVPGVSEPGDEWAAATAWGDLNADGHADLVIGAPGEDDGSGHTDRGAVTMLYGPSFTSGTDMQLSDDFNYARARFGSAVASGDFNADGRADVFAAATGTGGSWAARLDADRESGGSLTPGDTAIADADATSGDFNRDGYADVALTYRDQAGKAKVAWFRGGRSGLSRAGVLSVPGGHSVAAGDVDGNGYDDLVIGQPYTVESGAHAGGQVTVVPGTSTGFTTTGMRTVHQATNGVIGAAEAGDAMGWSVAAGDYNADGYADVLTGAPGEDITRSGTSRKDAGTSLLLKGSAAGLTGTGAKAFSQDEPDVPGSTETGDRLGSSVTLADLSGSGRADLAIGVEGEDAGDGTILQLDSGGSDVPGASGVYYGRTTLGTPAGARLGQTLTP